Proteins from a genomic interval of Clostridium sp. 'deep sea':
- a CDS encoding lysophospholipid acyltransferase family protein → MVYKLGVFVSRPFLHLYNKINVHNLPKPFPQGKLVISGNHTCWIDPFWLSSVVPRHVKYLAKEELFKNPLLKALFLKAGAFPVKRGTADRKAIKFMIDTLNNDGVIGIFPEGTRNKEGVGEAHNGAAYVALKTGSSVLPVTINISEHKFRSEVDITFHDLIKVESEKKIAKEKLNDLTQNIMKVIASRLN, encoded by the coding sequence ATGGTATATAAATTAGGAGTGTTTGTGTCTCGGCCTTTTTTACATCTATACAATAAAATAAATGTTCATAATTTACCAAAACCGTTTCCCCAAGGTAAACTTGTGATAAGTGGTAATCATACTTGTTGGATAGACCCATTTTGGTTATCTTCGGTAGTGCCACGCCATGTAAAATACTTAGCAAAAGAGGAGCTTTTTAAAAATCCATTGCTAAAAGCATTATTTCTAAAAGCTGGTGCATTTCCAGTTAAAAGGGGAACAGCAGACCGCAAAGCTATTAAGTTTATGATTGATACCCTTAATAACGATGGTGTAATTGGCATATTCCCAGAGGGCACTCGCAATAAAGAGGGTGTTGGAGAAGCACATAATGGTGCAGCTTATGTTGCACTCAAAACAGGTAGCTCAGTACTTCCGGTTACTATCAATATAAGTGAACATAAGTTTAGAAGTGAGGTTGATATTACCTTTCATGATTTAATAAAAGTTGAGTCAGAGAAAAAGATTGCTAAAGAAAAATTAAACGATTTAACTCAAAATATTATGAAGGTAATAGCAAGTCGCTTAAACTAG
- the aroH gene encoding chorismate mutase, translated as MKTFAIRGATTAVANSEQAILIATKEMITELINTNGINNEDLISMFFTTTRDLNAAFPARAVRELGITNVALMCAHEMNVVGSLPKCIRVMVHVNKQNDFIPNYVYLGEAKTLRPDLFSE; from the coding sequence ATGAAAACATTTGCCATACGTGGGGCAACTACTGCGGTAGCTAATAGTGAGCAAGCTATTTTAATTGCCACAAAAGAGATGATTACAGAGTTAATCAATACAAATGGCATTAATAATGAAGACTTAATTAGCATGTTTTTTACTACTACTAGAGATCTAAACGCAGCTTTTCCAGCACGGGCAGTACGAGAGTTGGGGATTACAAATGTGGCTTTAATGTGTGCCCATGAAATGAATGTGGTAGGATCCTTACCTAAATGTATACGAGTAATGGTTCATGTTAACAAACAAAATGATTTTATACCTAACTATGTATATTTAGGAGAGGCTAAAACGCTACGACCAGATCTTTTTAGTGAATAA
- the cmk gene encoding (d)CMP kinase, with protein MRKLAITIDGPAGAGKSTIAKLVANKLNYTLIDTGAMYRSVTCAAILYEVDVNDSYRLLKLATQLEPRFINSSIHYYINGLYITPFIRDLAVSGSVSEVSTHESVRNAMVNLQRKIANNSPNGSVMEGRDAGSTVLPNANIKIYLTASVDTRALRRFNQLQKQGLTVPIEEIKRDIEKRDKIDSEREISPLTIPKNAQIIDSSNMSINEVVEQILKAVKVEMEN; from the coding sequence GTGAGAAAGCTTGCTATTACTATTGATGGCCCTGCAGGGGCTGGTAAAAGTACAATAGCTAAACTTGTTGCTAATAAACTAAACTATACATTAATTGATACTGGGGCTATGTATCGCTCAGTAACCTGTGCAGCTATACTATATGAGGTTGATGTTAATGATAGTTATAGACTCTTAAAACTTGCAACTCAATTAGAGCCAAGGTTTATAAACAGTAGTATACATTATTATATTAATGGTCTATACATAACACCATTTATTAGGGATTTAGCTGTAAGTGGCAGTGTATCCGAGGTATCAACCCATGAGTCAGTGCGCAATGCTATGGTAAATCTGCAAAGAAAAATAGCTAATAACAGTCCAAATGGCTCTGTAATGGAAGGTAGAGATGCTGGTAGTACAGTTTTACCAAACGCAAATATCAAAATATATTTAACAGCAAGTGTAGATACTAGAGCCTTAAGAAGGTTTAATCAATTACAAAAGCAAGGTTTAACTGTTCCTATAGAGGAAATAAAAAGAGATATTGAAAAGAGAGATAAAATAGATAGTGAACGAGAGATATCACCTCTAACTATACCTAAAAACGCTCAAATTATAGACTCTTCTAACATGAGTATTAATGAAGTTGTTGAACAAATTCTTAAAGCTGTTAAGGTAGAAATGGAGAACTAA